Proteins co-encoded in one Malus domestica chromosome 09, GDT2T_hap1 genomic window:
- the LOC103444238 gene encoding universal stress protein PHOS32: MGKERSVGIGMDYSATSKLALRWAVDNLIEEGDRIVLIHVEPPKAATSRKQLFENSGSPLIPLEELVLETNVSKQYGLTNDPEVLDILDKVSRSKGAKVVAKVYWGDAGEKLCDAVLDLKLDSLVVGSRGLGLIKRVLLGSVSNYVVTNASCPVTVVKGAQSPKP; this comes from the exons ATGGGGAAGGAACGCAGTGTAGGAATAGGCATGGATTATTCAGCAACAAGCAAATTGGCCCTAAGATGGGCAGTCGATAATCTCATCGAAGAAGGAGATCGCATCGTATTAATCCACGTTGAGCCACCCAAAGCTGCAACAAGCAGGAAGCAGCTGTTTGAGAACTCTGGATCAC CTTTGATTCCTTTGGAAGAACTTGTACTGGAGACTAACGTCTCAAAGCAGTATGGACTTACTAATGATCCAGAGGTGCTTGATATTCTTGATAAAGTTTCAAGAAGTAAAGGG GCCAAGGTTGTGGCCAAGGTGTACTGGGGAGATGCAGGGGAGAAGTTGTGTGATGCTGTGCTAGATCTCAAGCTTGATTCGCTTGTTGTTGGAAGCAGGGGATTAGGCCTTATCAAAAG GGTGCTGCTGGGCAGTGTTAGCAACTACGTGGTGACAAATGCTTCATGTCCAGTTACAGTTGTCAAGGGGGCGCAATCACCCAAACCATAA
- the GAD2 gene encoding glutamate decarboxylase 2: protein MALSRTASESDVSVHSTFASRYVRTSLPRFKMAENSIPKEAAYQIINDELMLDGNPRLNLASFVTTWMEPECDKLMMASINKNYVDMDEYPVTTELQNRCVNMIAHLFNAPLGDSEAAIGVGTVGSSEAIMLAGLAFKRKWQNKRRAEGKPVDKPNIVTGANVQVCWEKFARYFEVELKEVKLRDGYYVMDPEKAVEMVDENTICVAAILGSTLNGEFEDVKLLNDLLIEKNKETGWDTTIHVDAASGGFIAPFLYPELEWDFRLPLVKSINVSGHKYGLVYAGIGWVIWRNKEDLPEELIFHINYLGADQPTFTLNFSKGSSQVIAQYYQLIRLGFEGYRNVMENCRENMVVLKEGLEKTGRFNIVSKDEGVPLVAFSLKDNHRHDEFEISDLLRRFGWIVPAYTMPPDAQHITVLRVVIREDFSRTLAERLVNDIKKVLRELDTLPSKLSSNVKAADEEGEKPGTTLESKKSDLEKTREITIVWRKFVMARKQKMNVVC, encoded by the exons ATGGCTCTCTCAAGGACTGCGTCGGAGTCGGACGTCTCCGTCCACTCAACCTTCGCTTCTCGATACGTCCGAACTTCTCTTCCTAG GTTCAAAATGGCGGAAAATTCGATCCCGAAGGAGGCAGCGTACCAGATTATAaacgatgagctgatgttggaTGGGAACCCTAGGCTGAATCTGGCTTCGTTTGTGACGACATGGATGGAGCCTGAGTGTGATAAACTTATGATGGCCTCCATCAACAAGAACTACGTCGACATGGATGAGTACCCTGTCACCACTGAGCTCCAG AATCGATGCGTAAACATGATAGCTCATCTGTTCAATGCACCATTGGGAGATTCAGAGGCAGCAATTGGAGTGGGAACGGTGGGCTCTTCTGAGGCCATCATGTTGGCTGGCTTGGCATTCAAGAGGAAGTGGCAAAACAAGAGGAGAGCTGAGGGCAAACCCGTTGACAAACCCAACATTGTCACCGGAGCCAATGTCCAG GTGTGCTGGGAGAAGTTTGCAAGGTACTTTGAGGTGGAGTTGAAGGAGGTGAAGTTGAGGGATGGCTACTATGTAATGGACCCTGAGAAAGCAGTGGAAATGGTTGATGAGAACACAATCTGTGTTGCTGCTATCCTCGGCTCCACCCTCAACGGTGAGTTCGAAGATGTTAAGCTCTTGAACGATCTCTTGATAGAGAAGAACAAGGAAACTGG ATGGGATACTACAATCCATGTAGACGCAGCAAGTGGTGGGTTTATTGCTCCATTTCTATACCCAGAACTGGAATGGGATTTCCGTTTGCCCCTTGTTAAGAGCATCAATGTTAGCGGACACAAGTACGGACTTGTGTATGCAGGGATTGGATGGGTCATCTGGAGGAACAAAGAAGATTTGCCGGAAGAACTCATCTTCCATATCAACTATCTTGGAGCTGACCAACCTACTTTCACCCTCAACTTCTCAAAAG GCTCCAGCCAAGTTATTGCTCAATATTATCAACTGATTCGCTTGGGTTTTGAG GGATACAGGAACGTCATGGAAAATTGTCGTGAAAACATGGTAGTACTAAAAGAAGGATTGGAGAAGACAGGTCGTTTCAACATAGTCTCCAAAGATGAAGGTGTACCCTTGGTGGCCTTCTCTTTGAAGGATAACCATCGCCACGACGAGTTTGAAATCTCCGACTTGCTTCGCCGCTTCGGATGGATCGTTCCGGCATACACTATGCCCCCAGACGCGCAACACATCACCGTGCTACGTGTTGTCATTAGGGAAGACTTCTCTCGCACTTTGGCCGAGCGGCTTGTGAATGACATCAAAAAAGTGTTGAGAGAACTTGACACGCTTCCATCTAAGCTTAGCTCCAACGTGAAGGCTGCTGATGAAGAAGGTGAGAAACCTGGGACGACACTTGAGAGTAAGAAGAGTGATTTGGAGAAAACAAGGGAGATCACGATAGTTTGGAGGAAGTTTGTTATGGCCAGGAAGCAGAAGATGAATGTTGTTTGTTAG